A genomic segment from Desulfonatronum lacustre DSM 10312 encodes:
- a CDS encoding DUF2318 domain-containing protein: protein MTSDTPKQPSSKNNLTAKRAAVLGSSPTGAPPSASRKIILAACALILMIIVFLLFTHSGPGDKSVEATIVTPVNGELVHSAALFADGQARHFVLRTEDGVGIRYFALRTPDGVLRTAFDACDVCWQADMGYVQDGDAMICRNCNMRFPSRIIGEVRGGCNPTPLASRLREGDLVIRAGDVLEGRRYFDFGPGSGRG, encoded by the coding sequence ATGACGTCAGACACCCCCAAGCAACCCTCGTCAAAGAACAATCTCACCGCCAAAAGGGCCGCTGTGCTGGGCTCGTCGCCAACCGGCGCACCGCCTTCGGCGTCGCGAAAAATCATCCTCGCCGCCTGCGCCCTGATCTTGATGATAATTGTCTTCCTGCTTTTCACCCATTCCGGACCAGGGGACAAGAGCGTTGAAGCGACCATCGTCACGCCGGTCAACGGCGAGTTGGTCCACTCGGCCGCCCTGTTTGCCGACGGCCAGGCCCGGCATTTTGTGCTGCGCACGGAGGACGGGGTGGGCATCAGGTATTTTGCCCTGCGAACGCCGGACGGCGTGCTCCGCACGGCCTTCGACGCCTGCGACGTCTGCTGGCAGGCCGATATGGGCTATGTCCAGGACGGGGACGCGATGATCTGTCGCAATTGCAATATGCGCTTCCCGTCCCGGATTATCGGCGAGGTCCGCGGGGGCTGCAACCCCACGCCCCTGGCCAGCCGACTGCGTGAAGGCGATCTGGTGATCCGGGCCGGGGACGTACTGGAAGGACGGCGGTATTTCGACTTCGGACCAGGGAGCGGACGCGGATGA
- the metX gene encoding homoserine O-acetyltransferase MetX, whose translation MTQIVKRPETLPEIRPPKIRRLEPVRTQTVIFEGPGETLHLESGQTLHPVTVAYETYGRLNEGRDNAVLVCHALSGDAHAAGYYGLEKDEKPGWWDVLIGPGKPLDTDKYFVISSNFLGGCKGSTGPSSINPATGKPYGLDFPFYTVKDMVQVQRRLLKHLGVPRLLAVIGGSLGGMQVLQWAISFPEMVRGAIPIATTARLSPQAIAFNEVARQAIMSDPDWNGGDYTLDAQPERGLGLARMIGHITYLSEQAMLHKFSRRFINGQGRSFCLTKDFQVESYLHHQGSSFVRRFDANTYLYITRAMDYFDLEAAYGRLSTAFSGCRCPFLVVSFTSDWLFPPEQSRELVQALRRVGLDVSYCNIESDQGHDAFLLPGHRMGDVVAGFLDRLTRMTAS comes from the coding sequence ATGACGCAGATTGTCAAACGTCCGGAAACCCTGCCGGAAATTCGACCGCCGAAGATTCGGCGGCTGGAACCGGTCCGGACGCAAACGGTCATCTTCGAAGGCCCCGGAGAAACCCTGCACCTGGAGTCCGGGCAGACCCTGCACCCCGTCACCGTGGCCTATGAAACCTATGGTCGCTTGAATGAAGGACGGGACAACGCCGTGCTGGTCTGCCACGCCTTGTCCGGTGACGCTCATGCCGCTGGGTACTACGGTCTGGAAAAGGATGAAAAGCCGGGTTGGTGGGACGTCCTGATCGGACCGGGCAAGCCGTTGGATACGGATAAATACTTCGTGATTTCCAGTAATTTCCTTGGCGGATGCAAGGGCTCAACCGGACCCTCCAGCATCAATCCGGCTACGGGCAAGCCGTATGGCCTGGATTTCCCCTTTTATACGGTCAAGGACATGGTCCAGGTCCAGCGTCGGCTGCTCAAGCACCTGGGCGTGCCCCGGCTGCTGGCCGTGATCGGCGGGTCCCTGGGCGGGATGCAGGTCTTGCAGTGGGCCATCAGCTTCCCGGAAATGGTCCGCGGGGCCATTCCCATCGCCACCACGGCCCGGCTCTCGCCCCAGGCCATCGCCTTCAACGAGGTGGCCCGACAGGCGATCATGAGCGATCCGGACTGGAACGGGGGCGACTACACCCTGGACGCCCAGCCGGAACGGGGGCTGGGACTGGCCCGGATGATCGGGCACATCACCTATCTTTCCGAGCAGGCCATGCTCCACAAGTTCTCCCGCCGCTTCATCAACGGCCAGGGCCGCTCCTTCTGCCTGACCAAGGACTTTCAGGTGGAAAGCTACCTGCATCATCAGGGATCGAGCTTCGTACGCCGCTTCGACGCCAACACCTATCTCTACATCACCAGGGCCATGGACTATTTCGACCTGGAAGCGGCCTACGGACGGCTGTCCACGGCCTTTTCCGGCTGCCGCTGTCCGTTCCTGGTCGTTTCCTTCACCAGCGACTGGCTCTTCCCTCCGGAGCAGTCCCGGGAACTGGTCCAGGCCCTGCGCCGGGTCGGCCTGGACGTGTCCTACTGCAATATCGAAAGCGACCAAGGCCATGACGCCTTCCTGCTGCCCGGCCATCGCATGGGCGACGTGGTGGCCGGTTTTCTGGATCGTCTGACCAGGATGACTGCGTCATGA
- the rnr gene encoding ribonuclease R translates to MARKNRSDALTPESVLQTFRKARTPLAYAELSQLLGVEKRHRDDLDEMLNQLIREGRIIRMRDAYGLAETMRIITGELEVQRSGVGFVLPEDSRGKDVFVSSRDLGDARHGDKVAVALMPKRRDRNPEGRVVRVLERRTEIYAVRILDARGRGQWLAQATDPKLGFHLLLTSSDPDLQPRKNDIVLARIGERLEEHLWSGSIKSVLGSEINLDVQEQLVKFNHHVPAEFPQAALEQAETLPEKPAQEDFKNRKDLRELPLVTIDGETAKDFDDAVCVKKIAQGFTLWVAIADVAHYVAPSTPLDDEARERGNSYYFPKSVEPMFPERLSNGLCSLNPDEPRLAMVAEMDFSPDGKTLRSDFYEAVIQSHARLTYEQVHGALEEDDHSVRRVMGSLLPMLEQAATLARALKQRRHGRGSLDFDLPDPTVLLDVQGEAADIQSRPRHFSHQIIEEFMIAANEAVAEFLTKRKRPMLYRVHDQPDPDKLRALSKVLERTELDVSLPKKGEPADPKTLQAILAAAQDTDMEFLVNRLLLRSQMQAKYSPENLGHFGLASTCYAHFTSPIRRYADLELHRALKAVLSGLGPKISLKQLKALGDQLSIRERRAMAAEREILKRVTVMFLLDRVGEELSGVISSLTDFGFFVELSDLLADGMVRLSSLTDDYYAFFPERHELVGRRTGRTFRMGQKVSVILEDVSLSRLEINLTLKPEKSPEETASKRAAKGSSRKGVQKEDQKKAPPKAPKKAPKKARASVPKDSPKSGRKTARKPDPSRRG, encoded by the coding sequence ATGGCCCGAAAAAATCGATCAGACGCCTTGACCCCGGAAAGCGTGTTGCAGACCTTTCGCAAGGCCCGCACACCCCTGGCCTACGCCGAATTGTCCCAACTCCTGGGAGTGGAAAAGCGGCATCGCGACGATCTGGACGAAATGTTGAACCAACTGATCCGGGAAGGTCGGATCATCCGGATGCGCGACGCCTACGGCCTGGCCGAGACCATGCGGATCATCACCGGAGAGTTGGAAGTCCAGCGCTCCGGGGTAGGGTTCGTGCTCCCGGAGGACAGCCGCGGAAAGGACGTCTTCGTGAGCAGCCGGGACCTGGGAGACGCCCGCCACGGCGACAAGGTGGCCGTGGCCCTGATGCCCAAACGCCGCGACCGCAATCCCGAGGGCCGGGTAGTCCGGGTGCTGGAACGGCGGACCGAGATCTACGCCGTGCGCATCCTGGACGCCAGAGGCCGGGGCCAGTGGCTGGCTCAGGCCACGGACCCCAAACTGGGCTTTCACCTGCTCCTGACCTCCTCCGACCCGGACCTGCAACCGCGAAAAAACGATATCGTCCTGGCCCGGATCGGCGAGCGGTTGGAGGAACATCTCTGGTCCGGCTCCATCAAGTCCGTGCTGGGTTCTGAGATCAATCTGGACGTCCAGGAGCAACTGGTCAAGTTCAACCATCACGTGCCCGCCGAGTTTCCACAGGCCGCCCTGGAGCAGGCCGAAACCCTGCCTGAGAAGCCGGCGCAGGAGGACTTTAAAAACCGCAAGGATCTGCGCGAGCTCCCCCTGGTGACCATTGACGGTGAGACGGCCAAGGATTTCGACGACGCGGTCTGCGTCAAGAAAATCGCTCAAGGTTTCACCCTCTGGGTGGCCATCGCGGACGTGGCCCATTACGTCGCGCCCTCCACCCCTCTGGACGATGAGGCCCGGGAGCGGGGCAATTCCTATTACTTCCCCAAATCCGTGGAACCCATGTTTCCGGAACGTTTGTCCAACGGCCTGTGCAGCCTGAACCCCGACGAACCCCGCCTGGCCATGGTCGCGGAGATGGATTTTTCTCCGGACGGCAAGACCCTGCGGTCCGACTTTTACGAGGCGGTGATCCAGAGTCACGCCCGCCTGACCTACGAACAGGTCCACGGAGCCCTGGAGGAAGACGACCATTCCGTGCGCCGGGTTATGGGTTCGCTGCTGCCCATGCTGGAGCAGGCCGCGACCCTGGCCCGGGCCTTGAAGCAGCGCCGACATGGCCGGGGCAGCCTGGATTTCGATCTGCCGGACCCGACCGTGCTCCTGGATGTCCAGGGCGAAGCCGCGGACATCCAGTCCCGGCCCAGGCATTTTTCTCACCAGATCATCGAGGAGTTCATGATCGCGGCCAATGAGGCCGTGGCCGAATTCCTGACCAAGCGCAAGCGGCCGATGCTCTACCGGGTGCACGACCAGCCGGACCCGGACAAGCTGCGCGCTCTGTCCAAGGTCCTGGAACGGACCGAGTTGGACGTGAGCTTGCCCAAGAAAGGCGAACCGGCCGACCCCAAAACCTTGCAGGCCATTCTGGCCGCGGCCCAGGACACGGACATGGAATTCCTGGTCAACCGGCTGCTCCTGCGCAGCCAGATGCAGGCCAAGTACAGCCCGGAAAACCTCGGCCACTTCGGCCTGGCCTCCACCTGCTACGCCCACTTCACCTCCCCCATCCGGCGCTACGCCGACCTGGAGCTGCACCGGGCCCTGAAAGCCGTCCTCTCCGGGCTTGGCCCGAAAATCTCCTTAAAACAGCTCAAGGCACTTGGCGATCAACTGAGCATCCGGGAGCGTCGGGCCATGGCCGCGGAGCGGGAGATACTCAAGCGGGTCACGGTGATGTTTCTGCTGGACCGGGTGGGCGAGGAACTCTCCGGAGTGATCTCCTCCCTGACCGACTTCGGCTTTTTCGTGGAGTTGTCCGACCTCCTGGCCGACGGCATGGTCCGGCTGTCCTCACTGACCGACGACTATTACGCCTTTTTCCCGGAACGCCATGAACTGGTGGGCCGGCGCACCGGACGGACCTTCCGGATGGGACAGAAGGTTTCCGTAATCCTGGAGGACGTCAGTCTCTCCCGCCTGGAGATCAACCTGACCCTTAAGCCGGAGAAGTCGCCGGAGGAAACCGCGTCCAAGCGGGCCGCCAAAGGCTCCAGCCGAAAAGGCGTCCAAAAAGAAGACCAGAAAAAAGCTCCCCCAAAAGCCCCAAAGAAAGCCCCAAAGAAAGCTCGGGCAAGCGTCCCGAAAGATTCTCCGAAAAGCGGCCGGAAAACCGCCCGAAAACCCGATCCATCCCGCCGTGGTTGA
- the tuf gene encoding elongation factor Tu, whose translation MAKAKFERTKPHVNVGTIGHIDHGKTTLTAAITKMLSIKGGANFVPFDQIDKAPEEKERGITIATAHVEYETANRHYAHVDCPGHADYIKNMITGAAQMDGAILVVAATDGPMPQTREHILLARQVGVPCLVVFMNKVDLVDDPELLELVELEVRELLSKYGFPGDDVPVIQGSALKALEADGVDSPDAKCIFDLMDALDSYVPEPVRDIDKPFLMPIEDVFSISGRGTVVTGRVERGVVKVGEEVEIVGINETRKTVCTGVEMFRKLLDQGQAGDNIGALLRGVKREDVERGQVLAAPKSITPHRRFVAEVYVLSKEEGGRHTPFFSGYRPQFYFRTTDITGVVTLAEGVEMVMPGDNATFNVELIAPIAMELGVRFAIREGGRTVGAGVISEIVE comes from the coding sequence ATGGCCAAGGCAAAATTTGAGCGGACCAAACCGCACGTAAATGTTGGCACCATCGGCCACATTGACCACGGCAAGACGACGTTGACCGCCGCGATCACCAAGATGCTGAGCATCAAGGGCGGCGCGAACTTCGTCCCGTTCGACCAGATCGACAAGGCGCCCGAGGAAAAGGAGCGCGGAATCACCATCGCCACGGCGCACGTGGAATACGAGACCGCGAATCGGCACTACGCCCACGTGGACTGCCCTGGTCACGCCGACTACATCAAGAACATGATCACCGGCGCGGCCCAAATGGACGGCGCGATTCTGGTGGTCGCGGCCACGGACGGCCCGATGCCCCAGACCCGTGAGCACATTCTCCTGGCTCGCCAGGTCGGCGTTCCCTGTCTGGTGGTTTTCATGAACAAGGTCGACCTGGTGGACGACCCGGAACTGCTGGAGCTGGTTGAGTTGGAAGTCCGCGAACTGCTGTCCAAGTACGGTTTTCCCGGCGACGATGTTCCGGTGATCCAGGGCAGCGCCTTGAAGGCCCTGGAGGCCGATGGCGTGGACAGCCCGGACGCCAAGTGCATCTTCGACCTGATGGACGCCCTGGACAGCTACGTTCCGGAGCCGGTGCGCGACATCGATAAGCCGTTCTTGATGCCCATTGAGGACGTGTTCAGTATTTCCGGTCGCGGCACGGTTGTCACGGGCCGGGTTGAGCGCGGCGTGGTCAAGGTCGGCGAGGAAGTGGAGATCGTGGGGATCAACGAAACCCGCAAGACGGTCTGCACGGGCGTCGAGATGTTCCGCAAGCTGCTGGACCAGGGTCAGGCCGGCGACAACATCGGCGCGCTTTTGCGCGGCGTGAAGCGTGAGGATGTGGAACGCGGACAGGTTTTGGCCGCTCCCAAGTCCATCACCCCGCACCGGAGGTTCGTGGCCGAGGTATACGTCTTGTCCAAAGAAGAAGGCGGGCGTCACACCCCGTTCTTCAGCGGATATCGCCCGCAGTTCTACTTCCGGACCACGGACATCACCGGCGTGGTGACCCTGGCCGAGGGCGTGGAAATGGTCATGCCCGGGGACAATGCGACCTTCAACGTGGAGCTGATCGCCCCCATCGCCATGGAACTTGGCGTGCGCTTCGCCATCCGCGAAGGCGGCCGGACCGTCGGCGCCGGCGTCATCTCCGAAATCGTCGAATAG
- the secE gene encoding preprotein translocase subunit SecE, which translates to MAKLQSGDDKKAPAKRFDIKEKALQFKDFFEKSKLELKKVTWPTRKETTATCMAVVVLVVIMSLFLGLVDLALAKIVEVILY; encoded by the coding sequence ATGGCGAAACTACAATCTGGCGACGATAAAAAGGCTCCGGCCAAACGCTTCGACATCAAGGAAAAAGCGCTTCAGTTCAAGGATTTTTTTGAAAAATCCAAGCTGGAGTTGAAGAAAGTGACCTGGCCGACACGCAAGGAGACGACGGCCACCTGTATGGCCGTCGTCGTTCTTGTAGTCATCATGTCGCTCTTTCTTGGTCTCGTTGATCTGGCCCTGGCCAAAATCGTTGAAGTGATACTCTACTAG
- a CDS encoding cupin domain-containing protein has translation MNGMFLPQAERVFTDHPKFAGVRIAVLVRGADSDRVSVSQLEIEPGVEVPIHTHDPQLDSIFVLSGEAEVFINGEWRRVGSEDYLLAPVGVEHGVRNIGREPLRLLIHHSPPLF, from the coding sequence ATGAACGGAATGTTTTTACCCCAGGCAGAGCGTGTTTTTACGGATCACCCGAAATTCGCAGGGGTCAGGATCGCGGTTTTGGTGCGGGGGGCGGATTCGGACAGGGTCAGCGTGTCTCAGTTGGAGATCGAGCCCGGAGTCGAGGTGCCGATCCATACCCATGATCCCCAACTGGACTCCATTTTCGTGCTGTCCGGTGAGGCGGAAGTGTTTATCAACGGTGAGTGGCGGCGAGTCGGTTCGGAGGATTATCTCCTGGCCCCGGTGGGCGTGGAGCATGGAGTGCGGAATATCGGCCGGGAGCCGCTGCGACTGCTTATCCACCACAGCCCGCCGTTGTTCTAG
- the metW gene encoding methionine biosynthesis protein MetW, protein MIAHCVTAQQVDWSRSRPRDRALDTFIVSLVPQRAKVLDLGCGNGDLLLRLKADRKVEERGVELEPGAVAECLSRGLSVIQADLEASLADLREGAFDVVVLNQVLLATARPLHLLTEALRVGRRVLVSFPNFTYWRIRSQIVFKGRLPVNPTLPYQWYDTPNIRLATVKDFRALCQEKHWQVIKELFVNLDRQDLPRPVRFWPNMRASLALFALERGTR, encoded by the coding sequence ATGATCGCCCACTGCGTCACCGCTCAACAGGTGGACTGGAGCCGCAGCCGTCCTCGGGACCGGGCTCTGGACACGTTCATCGTCAGCCTGGTGCCCCAGAGAGCCAAGGTGCTGGACCTGGGCTGCGGCAACGGGGACCTGTTGTTGCGTCTGAAGGCGGATCGGAAGGTGGAAGAACGCGGAGTGGAGCTGGAGCCGGGGGCCGTGGCCGAGTGTCTGAGCCGCGGCCTGTCCGTGATCCAGGCCGATCTGGAGGCAAGTCTGGCTGATCTGCGGGAAGGGGCCTTCGACGTGGTGGTGCTCAACCAGGTGCTCCTGGCCACGGCCAGGCCCCTGCACCTGTTGACCGAAGCCCTGCGGGTGGGACGGCGGGTCCTGGTCAGTTTCCCCAACTTCACCTACTGGCGGATCCGCTCCCAGATCGTGTTCAAAGGCCGCCTGCCCGTGAACCCGACCCTGCCCTACCAATGGTACGACACCCCGAACATCCGCCTGGCCACGGTCAAGGACTTCCGGGCCCTGTGCCAGGAAAAGCACTGGCAGGTGATTAAAGAGCTGTTCGTCAACCTGGACCGCCAGGACCTCCCCCGACCTGTTCGCTTCTGGCCGAACATGCGAGCCTCGCTGGCGCTTTTCGCGCTGGAACGAGGAACGCGCTGA
- the thiM gene encoding hydroxyethylthiazole kinase yields the protein MHDTEKQWPEIAANQLRTMRRTGPLVHNITNFVVMGVTANVLLAQGAYPVMAHAPEEVEEMTGLASALALNIGTLSGPWVEAMILAGKKANELNKPVVLDPVGAGATRYRTETVNRILDAVSISVLRGNPSEILAVSGGQGGARGVDAVHGVEEITDTARELAAKLNCVVAVSGQRDLVTDGRCIVRLSGGSPLMTKITGMGCALSSTVAAFVGAGGEALAGTVGAMALYNVAGELAAQKSTGPGSFEPAFLDILALVGDDQMLRAEACSA from the coding sequence ATGCACGACACCGAGAAACAATGGCCGGAAATCGCGGCAAACCAGCTCCGGACCATGCGCCGGACCGGGCCGCTGGTGCACAACATCACCAACTTCGTGGTCATGGGTGTGACCGCAAACGTCCTGCTGGCCCAGGGGGCGTATCCGGTGATGGCGCATGCGCCGGAGGAAGTGGAAGAAATGACCGGGCTGGCCAGCGCCCTGGCCCTGAACATCGGCACCTTGAGCGGCCCCTGGGTGGAGGCCATGATCCTGGCCGGAAAAAAGGCCAATGAGCTGAACAAACCGGTGGTCCTGGACCCGGTTGGGGCCGGGGCGACACGGTATCGGACCGAAACCGTGAACCGGATTCTGGACGCCGTGAGTATTTCCGTGCTGCGCGGCAATCCGTCCGAAATCCTGGCCGTTTCCGGGGGCCAGGGCGGCGCGCGGGGGGTGGACGCGGTGCATGGCGTGGAGGAAATCACCGATACGGCCCGGGAGTTGGCAGCCAAACTGAACTGCGTGGTGGCGGTTTCCGGGCAACGCGACCTGGTCACGGACGGCCGATGCATCGTCCGTCTGTCCGGAGGCTCCCCCCTGATGACCAAGATCACCGGCATGGGCTGCGCCCTGAGCTCCACCGTGGCCGCGTTCGTCGGCGCGGGGGGCGAGGCCCTGGCCGGGACCGTGGGCGCCATGGCTCTCTACAATGTGGCCGGAGAGCTGGCGGCCCAGAAATCCACCGGCCCCGGCAGCTTTGAACCGGCCTTTCTGGACATTTTGGCCCTGGTCGGGGATGATCAGATGTTGCGGGCGGAGGCATGCTCCGCTTAA
- a CDS encoding ABC transporter permease, whose protein sequence is MNLNSIAIANIKRRKAKAAFVLTGLLIAVATVVALLGLRQAVSSNMLLQMEQYGANIVILPQSDSLALSYGGISLGGVSFDVRKIHEEELQKVYTIPYSQNIAALGPVVLGVVQAQGHNVLLAGLDFNAATVLKPWWRVVGTVPDLENHILLGAEAARLLSLGPGDVLRVEAGEVANELTVSGVLEPSGSQDDHLLFTPLRTAQRILDKEGLVSMAEVAALCHGCPIEDMVEYIAMALPNTQVMAIQQVVESRMQAMDHFEKFAYGVCGVVIVVSGLMVLVSMMGNVRERASEIGVFRAIGYRRGHVMRIIFLEAGILSLVGGALGYLLGQAAVRLALPLFTIGEMDQSLSHHAIHGDPLLPVLAIGLAVLVGLTASVYPALMASRMDPNEALRAI, encoded by the coding sequence ATGAACCTCAACTCCATCGCCATCGCCAACATCAAGCGCAGGAAGGCCAAGGCCGCCTTCGTGCTCACCGGCCTGCTCATCGCCGTGGCCACGGTGGTCGCCCTGCTCGGCCTGCGGCAAGCCGTCTCATCGAACATGCTGCTGCAAATGGAGCAGTACGGGGCGAACATCGTCATCCTGCCGCAAAGCGACAGTCTGGCCCTGAGCTACGGAGGGATCTCCCTGGGCGGCGTGTCCTTCGACGTGCGCAAGATACACGAGGAGGAACTGCAAAAAGTCTATACCATTCCCTACAGCCAGAATATCGCCGCCCTGGGGCCGGTGGTCCTGGGCGTGGTACAGGCCCAAGGACACAACGTGCTGCTGGCCGGGCTGGATTTCAACGCCGCGACGGTGCTCAAACCGTGGTGGCGTGTCGTGGGAACGGTTCCCGACCTGGAAAACCACATTCTCCTCGGCGCGGAAGCGGCGCGCCTCCTGTCCCTCGGTCCCGGCGACGTCCTGCGGGTAGAGGCGGGTGAAGTCGCGAACGAATTGACGGTCTCCGGAGTCCTGGAACCTTCCGGATCCCAGGACGATCACCTGCTGTTCACCCCGTTGCGCACGGCCCAGCGCATCTTGGACAAGGAAGGCCTGGTGTCCATGGCCGAAGTGGCGGCCCTGTGTCACGGTTGTCCCATCGAGGACATGGTGGAGTACATCGCCATGGCCCTGCCGAACACCCAGGTCATGGCCATCCAGCAGGTGGTGGAAAGCCGGATGCAGGCCATGGATCACTTCGAGAAGTTCGCCTACGGCGTCTGCGGCGTGGTCATCGTGGTTTCCGGCTTGATGGTCCTGGTCTCCATGATGGGCAACGTCCGCGAACGGGCGTCGGAAATCGGCGTGTTCCGGGCCATCGGCTACCGTCGCGGGCACGTAATGCGGATCATTTTTTTGGAGGCCGGGATACTCTCCCTGGTGGGCGGGGCTCTGGGCTACCTCCTGGGGCAGGCAGCGGTGCGCCTGGCCTTGCCGTTGTTCACCATCGGCGAAATGGACCAATCCCTGTCGCACCACGCCATCCACGGCGATCCGCTGCTGCCCGTGCTGGCCATCGGACTGGCCGTGCTGGTGGGCCTGACGGCCAGCGTCTACCCGGCCCTGATGGCTTCGCGGATGGATCCCAACGAGGCGTTGCGGGCAATCTGA
- a CDS encoding pseudouridine synthase, translated as MGRFQGISVQPILEMIHLGSDTPNIEPFSPEFVVPSDCHGLRLDQALARLMPGLGRRGARRIFEEYPVDVDGRARAAGFRVSGGQRVRITDHVGGQECDLTRQGDVWTPLEAEAPVIHVAGRDADFAALVKPAGMHCERLPERLPEGPCLDLIGRPRNRGVDGVRLTLEETLSDLFPGASAILLNRLDQPVSGLVLAALHQRAARDYAVWQDQGRVRKEYLAVVHGRLNRSLVIRSALDTAKRRKVRALGVDEPDALRWTRVTPLVATKTECLEVAEVLGRSARLGGEGVPKVPWGPVWENTGEITAVRVEIHKGRRHQIRAHLASIGLPVLFDPLYGSGPDVGWIGLHHREILLPKFRADSGKEFKLIQGKR; from the coding sequence ATGGGTAGATTCCAGGGGATTAGTGTTCAACCTATTTTGGAGATGATCCATCTCGGCTCTGATACGCCTAACATCGAACCGTTTTCTCCGGAGTTTGTGGTTCCGAGCGACTGCCATGGCTTGCGTCTGGATCAAGCCCTGGCACGGTTGATGCCGGGGTTGGGAAGGCGGGGGGCGAGGCGGATTTTTGAGGAATACCCGGTTGATGTGGATGGGCGGGCTCGGGCGGCGGGGTTTCGGGTGTCCGGGGGGCAGCGGGTTCGGATAACGGATCACGTGGGCGGTCAAGAGTGCGACCTGACGCGACAAGGAGACGTTTGGACGCCTTTGGAGGCCGAGGCCCCGGTAATTCATGTGGCGGGTCGGGATGCCGATTTCGCGGCTCTGGTCAAGCCTGCCGGGATGCACTGTGAACGGCTTCCCGAAAGACTTCCCGAGGGGCCTTGCTTGGATTTGATCGGCAGGCCCCGGAACCGGGGCGTGGACGGGGTAAGGCTGACTCTGGAGGAGACCTTGTCTGATCTGTTCCCCGGGGCTTCAGCGATCCTCCTGAATCGTCTGGATCAGCCGGTTTCCGGGCTGGTCCTGGCGGCCTTGCATCAGCGGGCGGCCCGGGATTATGCCGTATGGCAGGATCAGGGTCGGGTGCGCAAGGAGTATCTGGCCGTGGTGCATGGACGGCTGAACCGGTCCCTGGTGATCCGGTCGGCCCTGGACACGGCCAAGCGGCGCAAGGTGCGGGCTTTAGGCGTGGATGAGCCGGATGCGTTGCGCTGGACACGGGTGACGCCTCTGGTCGCGACCAAGACAGAGTGCCTGGAAGTCGCGGAGGTTTTGGGGCGCTCGGCGCGCTTGGGGGGAGAAGGCGTCCCAAAAGTTCCTTGGGGGCCCGTTTGGGAAAACACCGGGGAGATCACCGCGGTCAGGGTGGAAATTCATAAAGGCCGTCGCCATCAGATTCGGGCGCACCTGGCCTCCATCGGCCTTCCGGTGTTGTTCGACCCACTGTATGGTTCGGGGCCGGACGTGGGGTGGATCGGTCTGCATCATCGCGAGATACTCCTTCCGAAATTTCGAGCCGATTCAGGTAAGGAATTCAAGTTGATCCAGGGGAAACGATGA
- the rpmG gene encoding 50S ribosomal protein L33, translating to MRINVLLACLDCKRRNYATEKNKKNSTGRIEMKKFCPFCGGHRVHRETK from the coding sequence ATGCGAATCAATGTTTTGCTGGCTTGCCTCGACTGCAAGCGACGCAATTACGCCACGGAGAAAAACAAGAAAAACTCCACGGGGCGGATCGAAATGAAGAAGTTTTGTCCGTTCTGCGGAGGGCATCGGGTCCATCGGGAAACGAAGTAA
- a CDS encoding ABC transporter ATP-binding protein, which yields MSDIIAIDLSKQYGQGEAAVIALDKVSLRITSGEFVAVMGQSGSGKSTLLSILGALNTPTSGTLTVDDLNIYDLNQDQRADFRREYLGFVFQSFHLLPYLNVLENVMIPLAVIAEPRKRKEERALAALAEMGLDKKARRLPSEISGGEQERVAIARAVVNDPPILLADEPTGNLDSKTGSEVMDLLGRLHAKGRTIVMVTHSEDNARHAGRTLRLADGRLPGGAD from the coding sequence GTGAGCGACATCATCGCCATTGATTTAAGCAAACAATACGGCCAGGGCGAGGCCGCCGTGATCGCCCTGGACAAGGTCAGTCTGCGCATCACCAGCGGAGAATTCGTGGCCGTCATGGGCCAGTCCGGCTCGGGCAAGTCCACGCTGTTGTCCATTCTGGGCGCGCTGAACACGCCCACGTCCGGGACCCTCACCGTGGACGACCTGAACATCTACGATCTGAATCAGGATCAGCGGGCGGACTTTCGCCGGGAGTACCTGGGCTTCGTGTTCCAGAGCTTCCACCTGCTGCCCTATCTGAACGTCCTGGAAAACGTGATGATTCCCCTGGCCGTGATCGCCGAGCCCCGCAAGCGCAAGGAGGAGCGGGCCCTGGCGGCCCTGGCTGAAATGGGGTTGGACAAGAAAGCCCGGCGGTTGCCCAGCGAGATATCCGGCGGCGAACAGGAGCGGGTGGCCATTGCCCGGGCCGTGGTCAACGACCCGCCGATCCTCCTGGCCGACGAACCCACCGGCAATCTGGACAGCAAGACCGGGAGCGAAGTCATGGACCTGCTCGGCCGCCTCCACGCCAAGGGCCGGACCATCGTCATGGTCACCCACAGCGAGGACAACGCCCGGCATGCGGGGCGCACTTTGCGTTTGGCGGACGGGCGGTTGCCGGGCGGGGCAGATTGA